Genomic DNA from Sphingobium sp. WTD-1:
CGACGCGCTGGTGGGCGCGGACGATATCGCCGCCGCCGTCGATCAACTGGTCGCCAAGTCGCTGATCGCGCCAAATCGGATGCGAGGCGCGGGTACCTATCGCCTCCTGGAAATGACCCGTGCTCATGGGCGCCAACATCTGCTGACCCGTGGACAGGCCGAGGTTAATGCCAATGCCCGGCGCCATGCCGCCTATTATCTGGCGGAACTGGAAGCCCTGCTCGCGCAGGAAGATGACGTCCTTCAGGATCAGCGCCCCCTGCGACAGCAACTGGGCAATATCCGCAGCGCGCTCGATTGGGCCTTTGGTGACAAGGGCGATCGGCGCATTGCCGTGCGCCTTGCCGCTGCCAGTGCGCCGGTCTTCCTCAATCTCTCGCATCTAATCGAATGCCGCAACTGGTGCAGCCGGGCGCTGGCCGAAATGATGGACAGCGAACGCGGCACCGCGATCGAGCTGGAATTGCAGGGCGCGCTCGCCATCGCGCTGATGTTCACCCGTGGCAATCGGCCGGAAGCCGGCAAGGCGCTCGACCGCGCGCTGGAAATCGCCCGGCTGCTGGACGATCACTGGAGCGAGCTGCGCATTCTTGGCCGACTGCACATTTTTCATGAGCGGATCGGCGAATATCAGGCCGCGATGGATCACGCCGCGCGGGCAATCCAGGTGGCCGAGGCGGTCGGCGAGGATGAAGCCATCGGCGTCGCCTATTCGCTGTCAGGCATTTCGCACCATCTGGCCGGCAACCAGATACAGGCGCGCGCCGATCTGGAAATGTCCCTGGCGCATGCTCCCCAATCGCTGCGCAGTCAGACGGTGCGCTATGGCTTCGACCATCGCAATCGCTCCATCATCGCACTGGCCCGCACGCTCTGGCTGACCGGTGACGAACGACGGGCCAAGGCGCTGGCGCGCCAGGCCGTCGAGGACGCCGCGACGCTCAATCATCCCGTGACCCTCTGCATCGCGCTCATCTGGTCGCTGTCGATCCACAGCTGGATGAGGGACTTTGCTGCCGCGGAGGAGACGCTCGCCACCTTTGCCGACTGTGCCGAAGCCAATGCCCTAGGCCCCTATATCGCCGCAGCCAGCGGCTTTGCCGGCGAGTTCGCAATCCTGCGCGGGGAAGCAGGCGGCGGCGCGCTGGCCGCCATCGAGCAATGCCTCGTCCGGCTGCGCACTGCCCGTTATGACCTGCTGACGACGCCTTTTTCCATCGCACTGGCGCAGGGCATGATGCTCGACACGCGTTTCACAGAGGCTGGGAATGTGATCGACGCCACCATCCGTCGATGCGAGGCGAATGGCGAACAATGCCTGATGCCCGAATTGTTGCGGATCAAGGCCAGGATCGCAATCGCGCTCCTCAACGGGACAATTGCGACACCCTTGCTGGATCGCGCCATGACGCTCGCCCGTCAGCAAGGCGCTGTCGCATGGGAGTTGCGGGCTGCCGGTGATCTGGCTTCTTCGTGACGGCTGTTGGAGGATAGGTTCGCTAGGGTATGGGAGAGCCCGGAGAGAGCCTTCTCGGTTGCTTAGCGAACATATCTCCCCTCCCAGCAGTCGACCGACTGCTATCGTTGTCCACCAGCGGTTGACCTCGCCTGATTGAAGGCAGGCGCGAACGCGAGCCTGCGGTTGCCATCGCGTGACCGATCATTTCCCGATATCCATCCACCCCCCTCCAAGGGATCTGAAAAGGTCCACGCGCAACGATGACAGGCGCTGTACCGAGGAGGCTTGTGCCGCCCGCGCGTCCAGCAACGCCGTCTGCGCGACCAGCACATCGAGAAGACCGACAGACCCAGCGCGATAACGCGCATTGGCAAAGTCGAATGCGCGCTGGGACCGGCTCTGCGCCTCTTCCAGTGCGGTGAGCCTTTCCTGTTCCCGCGCGACATTGCTGAGCGCCTGTTCAACCTGCTTGAGCGCCGTGATGACGGTGCCGTCGAAGGTCGCCAGAGAGGCGTCCCCCTGCGTTTCGGCCTGACGGATGCGGGCACGCGCGACGCTGATATTGGGGAAGCTCCAACTGAGCAGCGGTCCCACCGAAAAGCTGAGACTGTCATTGCCGCGGACGCTGTCGTTGCGGAAGAGATTGCCCGATCCACCCAGGCTGATCTTCGGGTAGAGCGCGGCGGTGGCGACGCCGATCCGCGCCGTGTCGGCCGCCAGTTGCCGTTCCGCCTGGCGCAGATCAGGGCGACGGCGCAACAGGGATGCGCCGTCGCCCACCGGCAATGCCGCCACGGGGGCAGGCGGCGTCGTGCATTGCCGGGCAGAAAGGGGAATGTCGGTAGGTGTGGCGCCGAGCAGGGCCGCAAGCTCGAACAGGGCGACCTGATGCTGCGCTTCCAGCGCCGGGATCGCTGCACGCGCGGTTGCGGCCGCGGCGGCGGCACGTTCGACATCGAATTTGCCGACCGATCCGGCTTTTGCCTGCGCGGTCACCAGCCGCAGGCTGTCGGTGCTGACACGCCAGCTATCCTGTGCAACGCTGAGGGCACGTGCATAGGAGCAGGCATCGAGATAGGCGCGTGTCGTTTCCGCCACGACCGTCACGCGCACAACGTCGCGGGCGGCCTCCACCGCCTGCGCATCGGCGCGGGCGGCCTCGACCGCGCGGCTGACGCGGCCGAAAAGGTCAACCTCCCAGATCAGCGCCAGGCTGCCATTTTGCGACCATTGCGCTGTGTCCTGGCTGAAGGCGCCGCCCGCCCCCTGCATCCCATCGCCATAGCTGACCCCGCCATTGATGTCGGTGGTCGGCAGGCGTCCTGCCTTGGCCTCGCTCAGGGTGGCGCGGGCCTTGGCGAGATTGGCGGCGGCGACGCGCAGGTCAGTGTTCGCGACCAGTGCCTGCGAAACTAACGCATCGAGCGCCGGATCATCATAGAGTTTCCACCATTGGTCCGGCAGCGGCGCGGTCGGATCGAAGGCATTGGCTTGCGTCATGAAAGCGCCACTGGCGTCGGCCTTCGGTTCGGGACGATGATAGTTGGGGCCGGCGGCGCATCCGCCGGCCAGCAGCGCCGCGACCAGCGGCAACAGGATCTTATGCATGGGCAAGGTCTCCCGCAGGCTGGGCGGCTTCATCGCCGGACGCCGTCTTGCGATGGTCGCCGGCCAGCAGCGTGTAGAAAGTGGGCAGGACGAACAGGGTGAAGAGCGTGCCTATCAGCATGCCCATGACGACGACGATGCCGATGGCGAAGCGGCTCGCCGCCCCCGCGCCGCCAGCGAAGAGCAGCGGGACAAGCCCCGCCACCATCGCCGCCGTGGTCATCAGCACAGGCCGCATCCGGACGGCGGCGGCATGGCGGATCGCCTCCATGCGGCTCAGCCCTTTCTTCGCCTGCATCTCGTTGGCGAAGGACACCATCAAAATGCCGTGCTTGGATATCAGGCCGATCAGCGTCACCAGCCCGATCTGGGTGTAGATGTTGAGCGTGGTGAAACCGAGATAGAGCGGCACCAGCGCGCCGCACACCGCCAGCGGCACCGTTACCAGGATGACCAGTGGATCGCGGAAGCTTTCGAACTGCGCCGCCAGCACCAGGAAGATGACGATCAGGGCAAAGGCGAAGGAGACGGTCAGCCGGTCCCCCTCGGTCACATATTGGCGGCTGTTCGACAGCCAGTCGATGCTGGTGCCGGCCGGCATCGGCTGCTTCTTCAGGAAATCGACCGCCTGGCCCATGGTAACGCCCGGCATCAAAACCGCGGACAGGGTGGCAGAGTTCATCTGGTTGAACTGCGGCAGCTTGTTGGGCTGGGGCCGCATCTCGACCTGTGCCACCGTGGACAGCGGAATCAGCGCGCCGGAACCAGCCCTAAGATAATATTGGCCGAGATTGTCGGGGGTCACGCGCTTGTCGCGCGGCACCTGCGCAATCACGTCATAGCTCCGGTCATGCCAGTTGAAGCGGTTGACATAATTTTCGCCCACCAGCACCGCCAGCGTATCGGCAATCTCCGCCATGGTGACGCCCAGTTGCCCGGCCTTGGCTCGATCAACGCGGATATGCGCTTCGGGACTGTCGAAGGCGAGGTCGCTGTCGACGAAGGCGAAGAGGCCACTGCCCCAGGCTGCCCCCTTCACTGCCTCCAGCGTCTGGTAGATTTGCGGGAAATCGTCGGACGAACGGATCACCATCTGCACCGGCAGGCCGCCGCTGCCCGCCGGCAGCGGGCTGTCCTGGAAGGCGGTGGCATAGATGCCGGTCACCGCGCCGGTGCGACCGGCCAGCTCATTCTGGATGGCATCGGCGCTGCGCTTGCGCTTGTCCCATTCCGACAGGATGATCCCGCCAAAGCCGCTGTTCGTGCCGTTGGCGCCGCCGGCGTCGAACCAACTGCCGCGATATTCGGGGAAGGTGCGGAAGATGTCATCGACTTGGGCATTGAAGCGCGAGATATAGTCGATATTCGCATATTGCGGCGCCTTGGTCGCGACGAAGACATAGCCCATATCCTCCTGCGGGGCGAGTTCGCGCTGGCTGCCGGTGAAGAGCAGGACGATCGTGCCGAGCATCGCCACGCCGACCACCAGTACGGCCGCGCGCGCCGCCAGCGTGCGATCGAGCAGCCGCCCATACCCCCGGATCAGCCGTTCCATATTATGCTCGATCGCCTGGCTCAGCCTGCCCTCTGCCAGCTTGGCATTGAGCAGCTTGCCGCTCATCATCGGTGACAGGGTAAGCGCGATCACGCCCGAAACGATCACCGATCCGGCCAGGGTGAAGGCGAACTCCCGGAACAGCGCGCCGGTGAGGCCACCCATCAAGCCGATCGGCGCATAGACTGCTGCCAGAGTGATGGTCATGGCGATGACCGGCACAACAATTTCGCGCGCGCCGACCAGCGCCGCGTCGAAGGGCGACAGGCCTTCCTCGATATGGCGGTGGATATTTTCGACCACAACGATGGCATCATCGACCACCAGCCCGATCGCCAGCACCATGGCCAGCAGGGTCAGCAGGTTGAGCGAGAAGCCGAAGGCCAGCATCAGCGCCGCCGTGCCGAGCAGTGATAGCGGGATGGTCACGATCGGAATGATGACCGCACGGACGGAGCCAAGGAACAGGAAGATGACGAGGATGACGATGACGATCGCCTCGATCAGCGTATGTTCGACCTCCTCGATCGAGGCGTTGACGAAATGGGCGACGTCGAAGTCGTTATGGACCTTCACCCCCGGCGGGGCGACGCGCTGCATTTCGGGCAACAGGGCCTGCACCGCCTTGACGATCTCCAGCGGATTGCCATCCGGCGTCGGCGCGATCGCGATCGATATCCCCGGCACGCCCGATGACAGGGCGCCGGCATCATAATTCTGCCCGCCCATTTCGACCGTTGCGACATCAGCCAGGCGGACGATACCGCCCTCCCCGCTTTTCAGCACCATGTCGCGGAAGGCGGCCACATCGCGCAGATCAGTCGCGGCCGTGATGTTGATCGTCGTGCTGGCGCCCTTCAACTGGCCGGGCGATGCCTGCACATTGTTGGCGCGCAACGCATTGGCGACGTTACTGGCGGTCAAGCCGCGCGCCGCCAGCTTCACCGGATCGACCCATATGCGCATGGCGAGCGGCGCACCGCCGGTCATCTCTGCCGAAGCAACGCCTGGGACAGAGGTGATCATCGGCTGCGCCACGCGAGTGGCGAAATCCTGGATCTGCGGCGGCGACAATGTCTTGCTGGAAAAGGAGACATATTGGATCGCCGATGCGCCGTCGGTGATTTTGGCGATGACCGGATCGGTGACGCCGGTCGGCAGGCGATATTTGACCTGCTGCACCTTGGCCAGAATCTCGGTCATCGACCGGTCGGCATTGGCGTTCAGCACCAGCTTGGCGGCGATATGGCTTTTGCCCTGGCTGGAGGTGGAGGTGAGATATTCGATGCCGTTGGCGGTCGCGATCGCCTGCGCGATCGGCGTCGTGACAAAGCCCTGCATCACATCCTGTGCTGCGCCCGGCAGCGCCGTGTCGATCGTGATCGTGGCGCTTTCCATCCGGGGATATTGGCGGATCGGCAGGCTGAACAGCGCAGCAAGACCGACGAGCAGGATGAGCAGGCTGACGACGACCGACAGGATCGGCCGGCGAATGAAGAGATCGGTGAAGGAGCGGGTGGCCGTCATATCAGCGCCCTCCCTGCTTGGCGGGGATGGCCCCGGCGACCTTGACCTCGGCGCCCGGCTGTACTCGCAACTGGCCCTCGGTGACGATCACGTCCCCAACGTGCAGGCCGCTCGTGACGACGACATCATTGCCGACCCGGCGCCCGGTCTGGACCGGCACGATCTCCGCCTTGCCGCCAACGCGTGCATTGCTGCCACGAATGACGATGATGCTGTCCCCTTGTGCCGACGTCTGGATCGCCGTGGCGGGGACGAGCAGCGCGCCCTGCTGCACCGGCAATTCCAGCGCGGCGGTGACATACATGCCCGGACGCAATGCGCGATCGCCATTCCCCAGCAGCGCCTGCACGCTGACGTTGCGGGTATCCGCGCCGATTTTCGGCTCGATCGCGTTCACCTTTGCCGTGAAGCGGCGGCCGGGCCAGGCATCGCTGGTAACAATGACCGTTGCTCCCGGCTTCAACCGGCTCAGTTCCTGTTGCGGCAGGGCGAAATCAACGAACAGGCTGTCAAGCGCGGTCAGCGTCGCCACGGCATCGCCGGGATTGAGATATTGGCCAAGATTGACCTGCCGGATGCCCAATACCCCGGCAAAAGGCGCGCGCACCTGCTTCTGGACCAGCCGTGCGTCGATCTGCTGCACGGCGGCTGCGGCCTGATCGCGATCGGCACGGCGCTGCTCCAGCTTCTCGCGCGGCTCCGCACCGGTCGGCGCCAGTTGCTGCGACCGGGCGACCTGCACCCCGGCAAAGGCCGCCTTGGCCTGCGCCGCTCTACGATCCGCAAGTTCCGGCCCGTCGAACAATTGCACCAGCAGCGCGCCGGCTCCAACCGGTTGCCCCGCTTTGAAATGAATCGCTGAAACTCTGCCGGCAATTTCGGGCGACAAAGTGACTTCGCGCACGGCACGCAGAGAACCGACAGCTTCCAGCGCTGCGGGGATGTCACGCGACTGCACGACCATGGCAGCGACCGGCACCGCTTGTGGCTGCCAGGTCTGGGCCTGACTCGCGCGCCATCCACGCCAAAGATAAAGGGTCCCCAGAAGCACGAAAAGCAGGACGATCGTCAGCGACATGGTGCGTGTCGGGCGGATCAATCGGGGTGCAACGCGCGATGGTTCGGACAGATTGTGGTCGCTCATGCTTTCACCTCCCCCGCTTCGGGCGAACGAAGTGGGGCCAGAGGAGAACCGCAAGGCCGAAAGGATCGATGCTCATCGAGAATCCAGTTGGATAAGAGGAATATAGGCGAGATGGCTGCCGCGAAGTCACGCAGGGCTTCGTCAAAGACAGTCGCTCATCGGAGAATGGGGAAGGGGCGCAATCGTCTGCGCGCACGGGCTATCCTTCGCTGGGACAGGACGTGCGTCGGCAAGAGCCGCAAATACCGCGCGCCATGCCCCGAAACAGGTTCGGGTTGACGCCGCGGCGGAGAAGAACTTGCCACCTGGCAAGCGCAGGAGACACCACCCTGCAACTCTATTTCCGGCCAACATCGATTATTCTTGTTGCGAGAAGCTTGCAACAGGAATCGCTTGTGAGCGCGCCAATGCGACGCGCGAACCATTGAGATCAGGAATAACAAATTGGCCTCCCTTGCGAATCAGGGAGTGCCTCTATAAAACCTCAACAAAAGTTGAGGTAAAGCGATATCTCGTCCGCGACGGTATCGCTGCAAAATGGATATATCGATGCCGCTGGCAGCTACTGGCCTTGGTGTGGGTGAAGTCGCCCGGCGCGCCGGCGTGCCGATCTCGACGCTTCATTTCTACGAGGCGCAGGGTTTGATCGAGAGCCAGCGGACCAGTGGCAATCAGCGGCGCTATCATCGCTCGGTGCTTCGCCTGATCGCAGTGATCAAGGTGGCGCAGCGGGTCGGCATTCCACTCGGCCAGATTCGCGAGAACCTCAGCCATCTGCCCTCTGGGCATTTGCGCAACGCAGCCGACTGGTCGGCCTTATCGACAGACTGGCGCGAGGAACTGGATCAGCGGATCGCGCTGTTGGTGCGGCTGCGCGATCAGTTGGACAGTTGCATTGGTTGCGGCTGTCTATCGTTGACGGATTGCCCGCTGCGTAATCCTGGCGACGTAGCAGCCGGATTCGGGTCGGGCGCACGCGCATTCGACTAAGAACAAAATCTCTGTTCACACGCGCCCCTTATGAGACGCTCAGAGCCAGAATTCGGCTCCCTAGGTACAGACCTTCCGCTTTCTGGCAGCTCGCGACCGACTTGCGCCGTTCTGGAGCAATGCTGGCAATGTCAGATTGCGCCGAAGCAAGCCATCTTCTCGCATGACGATTGTCGAGCAGCGAAGCGCGACGATGGAGCCGTCTAGAGAAGTTGTCACCACGCTGATCAGAACTGTGCGGACCAACCGCCCTCAGGCTGAGCGCTCATTCCTAGCGTGATGGTCCCTTGGATAGGGTAATTCGTACTGTGATCATGTCGCCTTCGGCTAGCTTTTCTGCTTTTCTCACGCTCGCCTTGATGGGCAGCAAGTAGCCTTGGCGCGCCTTGTTCGGAAAGACTGATGTGCACCAACATGTTTCGCCAATGCCGGCCTCTACGTAGACCGATCCCCAAGCCGCTGATTGGCCAGACGATGCTACACGGATGGCGTCGGCGACCTCACCGTCGATCGTCAGAAAATGCCACGACATCGATGAGGGCTGGCCTTCCTTGCTTTCCCGCGCCACAACCAGATAGGGCCGACATGCTCCCAAGCTGTTTCGTCACGTGAGACGTCTCCGCCCAGTTCCTCGCGCAGGAAGCGGATGAGCTCGGGGTCTGTTGGGCCATCGTTCGTTTGCACCACGGGATCATTGGCTGAGCGCTCGTTTGATGCAACCCGATCTTGCGCTATCGTTTGCGTCTACTTTCTCTTTCGTTGGGCGCCGCAGTTGCCCCCTTGTGGCCACTCTGCGGCCAAATTTAAACGCTCGGTTGCGGAAGGTCCGTATTCTGTCAGGCGTTGGCTCCCGTTCGCCTCTGGACTCACATGGAATCATCTTGCCAATAACTTAAAGTACATAACAATTACATCCTCCGATATATCCCAGGCAGTTTAAGTACCGCGACCAAATCACTAGGCTGTGACTCATAAACGCGGAACCAAAGGCGTATTGAGGCGAGTTGAACCATGGCGAGGAATTGGGCGGCGATCATGTCGTAACGGGTGGCGATCCGGCGGATGTGCTTTAGCTTGGAGAAGAACCGCGCGATCAGGCTGCGCTCGCGGTAGAGGCGCTTGCTGAAGCAGGACTTCCATTTCCGGTTGGATTTGGCTGGGATGTTGGGCGTGGCACCCTATTCGTGAATTAGCATCCCGGATGCGGTCGGAGTCATAGGCTTTGTCAGCCAGCACGATCATATGCGGCCGAGGCGATTGAGCAGTTTGTCAGCGGCTTGGCCATCATGCGCTTGCCCCGCCGTCAAGCCGAGCCGGATCGGGAGGCCTTGCGCATCGATGACCGCGTGGATTTTGGTCGTGAGACCGCTACGGGAGCGACCGAGACAATGATCTCGATCCCCCTTTTTGCCGTCGCGGCCTACTGGTGGGCCCGAACAGAGGTGCTATCGATCATCTGGATCTCGCCGTCATGGGCAGCGGTGATGGCGTCCATCATCCGGTCCCAGACGCCTTCCTTGCGCCATCGCACGAAGCGGTTGTAGCAGATGGTTCATGGGCCATAGCGCTCGGGCAGGTCGCGCCACGGCGCACCGAGCGCAGTATCCAGAAGATGCCATTCAGCACGCGGCGGTCATCGACGCGCGGCACGCCCGCGGCTTGTTGGGCAGCAGGGGCTCGATCACGCGCCGCTCGAAGTCGGCCAGGACATATCGGCTCATGCCAAGCCTGAATCAGATAGCAGCTCGAATTGATAGCCAACAATCGAACAGACCCACCTTTATCTTGCGATGAAAAACGTCCAGACGGGCAAAGTCAGCACAGCAATGCTGAGTGCAGCATCCAGAATGCCCAACGGCCCTGGCGCGAGCGGCCTTATCGTCGAAAATCCATAATCGTGGAGAGCGGCAAAACCCATCGCAGCAAGCCACAACCAAAGAAACAGGATTAGCCAATACCACCAACGAATGGACACAAGCGTAGCAGCCTGCAACCGATCAATGGCGTCCTGTTCTTGCCGGTTTATGAGTTTACGACCTAGTGACGATCGCTTATTCGCAATAGACGTTACCGCGATCAATCTCACGGCCCAGCGCGCCGCCAACGCCTGCGCCCAGGATCGTGCTCAACACGCCGGAGTCGCCGTCACCCAGCGCATTGCCCAGAAGGCCGCCGACGGCCGCACCAACAATCAGGCCAGTCGATCCATCATTGCGACGGCAATAATAGCGCCCATTACCGCCACGATAAACGCGCGTATTCCGATCAATGCGATAGCGATCACGCGACGAACCGGGGCGATAATGCTGGTCGGGATAATATTTTCCGCCGTGGGAGGCGGAATGCGACGGCCTGCCCGGTGCCGGCGGACGTCCATTATTATGGGACGGCTTGCCATGGGATGCGCCAGGACCAGGTCCGCCATTATGGCCTGGCGGTCGCTGGCCGGGGCCATTGCCGTTATTGTGCGAAGGCTTGTTCTGTCCGTGGCCGGGCGGCTGAGCCGTGGCCGCAATCGGGGCGGCCATCACAGCCAAGGCCAGCACCATCGCGAATTTTCTCATGCCCTTCTCCTTCCGCCGGAACATCCGGTCCGCATCGCATAGGCGCAATGCGCAACGGCCTGTCAGCGCAAGAGTTCCCCATTTTCATTGCAGGATCAAAACAAAAAAAGGGCGCTGCCATCGGCAACGCCCTTCCCTGTTTCTCGCCTGTGGTCGCGCCTTAACTCAGCGCACCATGGCAATGCTTGTATTTCTGGCCCGAACCGCAGGGGCACAGCGCATTGCGGCTGATATCCAGATTGGCGAACTCGCCCGGCGCAACATTGTCCACCGGCGCGCGCGGAATGGTGGTGGTGATGCCCGCCAGCTGGCTGCCATCGATATCCGCGCTGTTATCCTCGCCCGAGAAGGGGTCGATATGGGTGGTGATGAAGTCCGGCAGCACCGGCAGGTCGAACTGCGGCTGCGGCGCCTCCATGCGAAACTGCACCCGCGCGATCGAACTGGTCACGTCCTCGCGGATATTTTCCAGCATGCGCTCGAACAGGGCGAAGGCTTCCTGCTTATATTCATTGATAGGCGTCTTCTGCGCATAGGCGCGCAGATGGACCACCTGGCGCAGTGCATCCAGCGTGGAGAGATGCTCCTTCCAGTGATGGTCGAGGCTCTGGAGCATGATGCTCTTCTCGATCATGTGCCAGTCGGTCGCTTCGACTTCCTGCGTCTTCTCGGCAATGGCCGCGTCGGCCAGACCGGCAAGCCGTTCCTCGATCATTTCCGGATCGACGGCATCCTCGGCCAGCCAGGCGTCGAAATCGGGCTCCAGGCCCAGCACTTCAGCAGTGCGCAGCTTCAGCCGCTCCATATCCCATTGTTCGGGATAGGTGCCCGGCGGGCAGGACGCGCCGACCAGGTCGTTGACCGTCTCATGGCGCATGTCGGTGACGACATCGTCCACCGTTTCGGCGTCCATGATGTCGCTGCGCTGCTCGTAGATCACCTTGCGCTGATCGTTCATGACATCGTCATATTCGACGACCTGCTTGCGGATGTCGTAGTTGCGGGCCTCGACCTTGCGCTGGGCGGTCTCGATCGCCTTGCTCAGCCATTTGGACGGGGGCAGCGCCTCGCCATCCTCCAGGTTGGACCGGATCATCTTGGCGAACATCGTGTCCGGGCCGAAGATGCGCATCAGGTCATCGTCGAGGCTGAGGTAGAAGCGCGACAGGCCGGGGTCACCCTGGCGGCCCGAACGGCCACGCAGCTGATTGTCGATACGGCGGCTTTCGTGCCGCTCGGTCGCCAGAACGAACAGGCCACCGGCGGCCAGCACTTCCTGCTTCTCTGCCTCGATCTCGACCTCGATGCGGGCGATCGCAGCATCGCGCTCCGGGCCTTCCGGCACATCGCGCAACTCGTCCTCGACGCGCATCTCCAGATTGCCGCCCAGCTTGATGTCGGTGCCGCGGCCAGCCATGTTGGTGGCGATCGTCACTGCGCCTTTGCGACCTGCCTGGGCAACGATATGGGCTTCGCTCTCGTGGAAGCGCGCGTTCAGGACCGCGTGCTTGACGCCTTCCTGATTGAGGAATTCCGACAGCATTTCCGACTTTTCGATCGACACGGTGCCGACCAGCACCGGCTGACCCTTTTCGGCATGTTCCTTGATGGTGCGCGCGATGCCGCGGAACTTGTCTTCCAGATTCTTGTAGAACGTGTCTTCCTCGTCGACGCGCTGCACCGGCCGGTTGGTCGGGATGGTGACGACGTTCATCTTGTAGATTTCGTAGAATTCGGTGGCTTCGGTCGAAGCGGTGCCGGTCATCCCCGAAATCTTGGGGTACATGCGGAAATAATTCTGGAAGGTGATCGATGCGAGCGTCTGGTTTTCCGGCTCGATCTGGACGCCTTCCTTGGCTTCCACCGCCTGATGCAGGCCATCCGACCAGCGGCGACCATCCATCATGCGGCCGGTGAATTCGTCG
This window encodes:
- a CDS encoding DUF1905 domain-containing protein encodes the protein MSWHFLTIDGEVADAIRVASSGQSAAWGSVYVEAGIGETCWCTSVFPNKARQGYLLPIKASVRKAEKLAEGDMITVRITLSKGPSR
- a CDS encoding glycine zipper 2TM domain-containing protein; the protein is MRKFAMVLALAVMAAPIAATAQPPGHGQNKPSHNNGNGPGQRPPGHNGGPGPGASHGKPSHNNGRPPAPGRPSHSASHGGKYYPDQHYRPGSSRDRYRIDRNTRVYRGGNGRYYCRRNDGSTGLIVGAAVGGLLGNALGDGDSGVLSTILGAGVGGALGREIDRGNVYCE
- the secA gene encoding preprotein translocase subunit SecA, translated to MFGALAKSIFGSSNERYVKSLGKVIDQIAAFEPTIQAMSDEELVNQTARFRERLANGETLDGLLPEAFATVREASVRVLGMRHFDVQMIGGIVLHRGEIAEMRTGEGKTLVATLATYLNALEGKGVHVVTVNDYLASRDCEWMGQVYRFLGLTTGVIVPNLSEDQRREAYNADITYATNNELGFDYLRDNMKFDRGAMVQRPFNHAIVDEVDSILIDEARTPLIISGPTDDKSELYVAVDAIVKQLVEEDYEKDEKQRTITLTEDGTEKIERLLEAAGLLQGNNLYDFENTQVVHHVNQALRAVVMFRRDIDYIVKDGKVVIIDEFTGRMMDGRRWSDGLHQAVEAKEGVQIEPENQTLASITFQNYFRMYPKISGMTGTASTEATEFYEIYKMNVVTIPTNRPVQRVDEEDTFYKNLEDKFRGIARTIKEHAEKGQPVLVGTVSIEKSEMLSEFLNQEGVKHAVLNARFHESEAHIVAQAGRKGAVTIATNMAGRGTDIKLGGNLEMRVEDELRDVPEGPERDAAIARIEVEIEAEKQEVLAAGGLFVLATERHESRRIDNQLRGRSGRQGDPGLSRFYLSLDDDLMRIFGPDTMFAKMIRSNLEDGEALPPSKWLSKAIETAQRKVEARNYDIRKQVVEYDDVMNDQRKVIYEQRSDIMDAETVDDVVTDMRHETVNDLVGASCPPGTYPEQWDMERLKLRTAEVLGLEPDFDAWLAEDAVDPEMIEERLAGLADAAIAEKTQEVEATDWHMIEKSIMLQSLDHHWKEHLSTLDALRQVVHLRAYAQKTPINEYKQEAFALFERMLENIREDVTSSIARVQFRMEAPQPQFDLPVLPDFITTHIDPFSGEDNSADIDGSQLAGITTTIPRAPVDNVAPGEFANLDISRNALCPCGSGQKYKHCHGALS